Proteins encoded in a region of the Flavobacterium sp. MDT1-60 genome:
- a CDS encoding C1 family peptidase — protein MKKTYLILFLFFSIFSVKSQEQLNKVDLSNYCPYSKTQFEATCYAYAFAYTALSISYCVKNNITDRELVETNAFSSGFIASIHRKQSFFNPKCGMNGSYDVDIEIFQKYGCPKLKDFSKDCTTKIPNEVFKKAKETALKEYKYIQDKPDTSQEAISNIKEILSKKTPVLIVLNMTDDFSRLGRNCNETLPVLKHEKKSKTAHDICIIGYDDDSSSKYFGRFLIKNNYEIWGDERNMAWVKYEDMMYMITSALYFTID, from the coding sequence ATGAAAAAAACATATTTAATCTTATTTTTATTCTTCTCAATATTTTCTGTTAAAAGTCAAGAGCAGCTAAATAAGGTAGATTTATCAAACTACTGCCCGTACAGTAAAACTCAATTTGAAGCAACATGCTATGCATACGCATTTGCATATACAGCTCTATCAATTAGTTATTGCGTGAAAAACAATATAACAGATCGAGAGCTAGTAGAAACAAATGCTTTTTCTTCAGGATTTATTGCCAGCATACATAGAAAACAATCTTTTTTTAATCCTAAATGCGGAATGAATGGATCATATGATGTTGATATAGAAATTTTTCAAAAATATGGATGTCCTAAACTAAAAGATTTTAGTAAGGATTGTACAACCAAAATTCCCAATGAAGTTTTTAAAAAAGCAAAAGAAACAGCTCTTAAAGAATATAAATACATTCAGGATAAACCAGATACTTCACAAGAAGCCATTTCAAATATCAAAGAGATATTATCAAAAAAAACTCCAGTTTTAATTGTCTTAAATATGACTGATGATTTTTCACGACTTGGTCGCAACTGCAATGAGACATTACCTGTTTTAAAACATGAAAAAAAATCTAAAACGGCACACGACATATGTATTATAGGCTACGATGACGATTCTAGTTCAAAATATTTTGGACGATTTTTAATAAAAAACAATTATGAAATCTGGGGTGACGAAAGAAATATGGCTTGGGTTAAATATGAAGACATGATGTATATGATCACTAGTGCCCTATATTTTACAATTGATTAA
- a CDS encoding transposase yields MSTKYKATTSGNAYFITLTTVGWVDVFTRVNQNYTIINALQYCQKNKGLEIYAYCIMSSHIHLLCQAVDGFILSDVIRDLKKFTSKKIIQTIIEEPESRREWLLPHFEKACEHLKRDQKYKVWQNGYHAEIVESNWFIKQKVNYIYNNPVVYKIVTLPEDYYFSSARNYADLTNELEVIVLTLL; encoded by the coding sequence ATGTCTACAAAATACAAAGCTACTACATCTGGAAATGCTTATTTTATAACTTTAACAACTGTTGGCTGGGTTGACGTTTTTACACGAGTCAATCAAAATTATACCATAATTAATGCTTTGCAATATTGTCAAAAAAATAAAGGTTTAGAAATTTATGCCTATTGCATAATGTCAAGTCATATTCATCTACTTTGTCAGGCAGTAGATGGCTTTATTTTATCTGATGTCATAAGAGATTTAAAAAAATTTACCTCGAAGAAAATTATTCAAACCATAATTGAAGAACCAGAAAGCCGAAGAGAATGGCTTTTACCGCATTTCGAGAAAGCCTGTGAACATCTCAAAAGAGATCAAAAATATAAAGTGTGGCAAAATGGTTATCATGCTGAAATTGTAGAAAGCAATTGGTTTATTAAACAAAAAGTAAATTACATTTATAATAATCCCGTTGTTTACAAAATCGTTACATTGCCTGAAGATTATTATTTTAGCTCGGCTAGAAATTATGCGGATTTAACTAATGAGCTCGAAGTTATCGTTTTGACCTTGTTATAA